The Salvelinus namaycush isolate Seneca chromosome 26, SaNama_1.0, whole genome shotgun sequence genomic sequence ttgtggcattgtgttgtgtgacaaaactgcacattttagagaggccttttattgtccccagcacaaggtgcacctgtgtaatgatcatgctgtttaatcagattctttatatgccacacttgtcaggtggatggattatcttggcaaaggagaaatgctcactaacagggatgtaaaggaATTTGTCCACACAATTtgagagagaaataagctttttgtgcatatgtaaaattaatgggatcttttatttcagctcatgaaacatggaaccaacactttacatgttgcgttttatatttttgttcagtatagtaactGTAACATATTACATTTAGAAAGCAACTTAACTAGCCCTGTTAATATCCCTCTGGTCActttgaactgcctgcctgccacacacacacaaacacacatccatgtcCTCATATTCAAACTTCTGTACATGTAGGAGCTTTGACAGCCCGGCTTTAACCAGCACCTGACTaggtcacagagagagaaagggggagatatTCCTTGAAGTAGACTGTTATACTGAATAGAGGTATTGTTTACGTCATGTTCGAGGCAGTAAATTACTACCAGAGAACACTCTTAGCAAAAaggattccaaaagggttctttttCTTTTTCGCCAATGggataaccctttgaataaccctttttgggttccatgtagaaccctctgtgaaaagggttccacccaaaagggttctacctgtaacccaaaatggttattcaaagggttctcaaGTGGGGACAGTTGAAGAAGCCTTTTAGGCACTAGATAGAACCTTCTTTTCTAAAAGTTTGTAGGTCACAGAGAccgagagatggggagggagagacgtagagagagatagagagtgggtagaggtggggagagaggtatAGCAAGAGAGAccgagggggtagagagagggggtagaggtagaCAGAGGGGCAGAAAGTGATTTGACTCTGAAAGCAACACTAAAAGATTAGCAGGTGATTTTGACCTCAGCATCAACCACTCCACTTCCACGTGCTACTGGGAGGTAGGAGCGAGGCATGTTTACCGCATTGAGAGTTGAGCTTTGTGTGATTTTTGTATGCAGCAGTATTGATTGGCCAAtggagagtgtctgtgtgtgtgtgtgtgtgtgtgtgtgtgtgtgtgtgtgtgtgtgtgtgtgtgtgtgtgtgtgtgtgtgtgtgtgtgtgtgtgtgtgtgtgtgtgtgtgtgtgtgtgtgtagcaataCTGAGCTACAGTAccattggagtgtgtgtgtgtgtgtgcctcgtgTCCTATGCATCACATGCAGTGAGTGATCAGCTATCGATTAGATATCAACACTGACATAATAATGACAGAACTTCAGCCACTCTGCCGTGGGACATTACAGTAGAGGAAGACATGCCTTTACATTTTTAAATGCTGTTCCTAAGTGTTTTATTCGTGCACTATAATAGACAGCATTTTGGCTACAATAGCCTTCATTAGGTTATTGAAAtgccccataattcaattcgcaatgattgtacatccgctaagaaaagtctgcCAAAACTTCAAACCGACATCAACATGAAGAAGTCAACAGGTGTAAATAAAAACGAGCGTGAATAAGTTAGGAATTGTGCTACTAACGCACATGACCGGCACAAACACGTCTCGTAAAAgtaatgatgtttttgtttggttagcttaCGTTAGCTAGCGCATTCCAACGTTCCCTGACATCGCACTTATACATTGTAATTTTCGATTTACCTGATATCATCGGATGGCTAGCGTTCGATGTCAGTGGATGCCTTCTCTTCTAGCCAAGATATgaaatgcaatcataattgactgtagggCATATAAACCACACACAACAGCTACCGGTGGTTCCGTGATGACTGAAAACACAAACGTGGGACGAACGAGTGACAAATTTCCCGGACAAGGGCGGTCCATTTTAAAATTCATTCATTCTTCCCTCGCCCTGCAAGTGTCAACTCATCATAagtcatgatacgtcatcagaagcGTCCATTTCATTTGAGGCCTGAGGGGAGAGCGTGTGTCTTTTACGTGTCTGGAATGCAGCCCTGGTCTCTCTTTGGTCTCTAAATACATCTCTCATGTTCCTCTgccacctctctctccattctctctctctctttctttaccaTCCTGCTTCCTACCCCCCCTAGATGAAAAATAAGTTCATGAAGAAGATTCCTCGTGATGCAGAGGCGTCCAACGTTCTGATTGGAGAAGTGGACTTCCTGGATAAACCATTTGTAGCGTTCGTACGTCTGGCCCAGGCTACCACACTGGGAGGCCTGACCGAGGTCCCCGTACCTACCAGGTAcacgtatatgtgtgtgtgtgtgtgtgtgtgtgtgtgtctcctgctGCTCTACAGCTGTGTTAACCCCTTGTCTCCTGGCAGGTTTCTGTTTGTCCTGCTGGGTCCTCATGGCAAAGGCAAGTCCTACAACGAGATTGGCCGAGCTATCGCCACGCTCATGGTGGATGACGTAAGAATGagcaaatctttttttttttgagtcaagtcacacaaaaaaaaaacaatgagGGACAAACGTTTTTAgtggatgttgtcatattgttgttgttttttcttaACCTCAAGATATTTTGTGGATATGTTACCTTACGCACTCAGTCAGTATGTTACAGACAGGGCTCTGCAGTTCAACTCTGTCCtctttattttacacacacacacacgcacacgcacaaacacacacacacacgcacacacaccatcaTATGCCGTGTATAACTGTGTGCTCTACTGTCCTGTCAGTTGTTCAGTGACGTTGCGTATAAAGCCCGGGACCGTGACGACCTGATCGCGGGGATTGATGAGTTTCTGGATGAGGTCATCGTTCTGCCCCCAGGGGAGTGGGACCCCAAAATACGCATTGAGCCCCCCAAGAAGGTCCCCTCTGCTGACATGAGGTACAAACTGTATGTATTTAGTGACTGACTGATCAATTGAAACATTCAATTAAGTTTCGTTTATTTGGATCCCTGttagcagcagctattcttcctgggttAGTTCGTCTGTTAGTTAGTCCAAACTCAACACTGAACCTCCACCCCCCTACCCAAAAGGAAGTCTGTGCTGAACCTGAACGAGCTAGGCCAGGTGAACGGGACCGGGACGGCTGGGGggccaggaggaggagaggacgagGAGATGCCCACCCCCCACGAACTGGGAGAGGAACTGCAATTCACTGGCAGGTATGGGAATGCTGGGAGGTTTACTTTCCTATAATTGAATCTCCAGACCCCCAAAGCAACATGCAGGCACTCTCAAATTGTCATTTGAAagcaataaaaaatattttaagcaGGGGCCAATAGAACTAGCCGGGGGggcttacctgtgtgtgtgtgtgtgtgtgtgtgtgtgtgtgtgtgtgtgtgtgtgtgtgtgtgtgtgtgtgtgtgtgtgtgtgtgtgtgtgtgtgtgtgtgtgtgtgtgtgtgtgtgtgtgtgtgtgtgtcccaggttCTGTGGAGGCCTGTGGCTGGACATTAAGAGGAAGGTTCCGTGGATCCTTAGTGATTTCTCCCAGGGCTTTCACATCCAGTCCATCTCTGCTGTTCTGTTCATCTACCTGGGCTGCATCACCAACGCCATCACCTTCGGAGGCCTGCTGGGGGACGCCACAGACAACTACCAGgtacacccacacccacacttaCACGCCAACATGCGGAAGTTACACACCGGTCTCAactcctctacccctcccctctctccctgtggcagggTGTGATGGAGAGTTTCCTGGGTACAGCGTTAGCAGGGACAGTGTTCTGTCTGTTAGGAGGTCAGCCCCTCATCATTCTCAGTTCTACTGGACCCATCCTCATCTTCGAGAAACTGCTCTATGAGTTCTGCAagtgagccacacacacacacacacacacacacacacacacacacacacacacacacacacacacacacacacacacacacacacacacacgcacactgtatCTGTCTGATCCTTCTTTTGTGCACTTAGTTTGTTTCTTCTGACGCTGGTGCGTATGTGTGTCTCAGGTCTAACACTATAGACTACATGGAGCTGCGTCTGTGGATTGGTCTCCACTCCTGTCTGCAGTGTCTGATCCTGGTCGCCACGGACGCCAGTTACATCATCAAATACATCACCCGCTTCACCGAGGAGGGCTTCTCCAGCCTCATCTCTTTCATCTTCATCTCCGACGCCATCAAGAAGATGgtgggtgacacacacacacacacacacacacacgggcgcaCGCACTCACGCGGTGTCTTAACTGTTTCCGCAATGTGTTACTACAGGTGGGCTCCTTTAAGTACTACCCCATCAACCGTGTCTTCAAGCCCGACTACGTTACCACATACAGGTGTGAATGTATCGCACCTGACCAGGGTgagcctctccctcctcttcttctgctGCTGTCTCGCCTCCTCATGTCATTCTTCctcttctcccattcttcctcctgtttctcctcagcgtcctccccctctcctcccctctccttcttaATTGGGTGCTTCACTAGAACCGACACCAATGAAGTGCAGTATTGCCATCTGCAGGACAGTTTAGGGAGTTCACATCCTTGACAATTCTTACTGTAGACGTATCCCCTAGTTTGGGGATGTGTATTCTATAATAATAATGCTTTGGGgagggtgcttatatttgtctgTTACACACAGGTGTGtaatgaaaatatgtattttttttgcatattccaactccccctgagacacccgcagggTGTGGGGTCATGGGCAGGGTCTCCATTGTATAGAGCCCCTGGAGCACAGCAACATATTTTTGTTCACCTTGCCGGCTCCGGTATTTGAACCAgccacctttcggttactggcccaacacgctAACCTCGAGTCTACCTGCCATCCCCTTGTACTGTCTGTGTTCGCCCTCCTAACTACTGTAACTGATGCATGTGCTGTCtgtttctgcttctctctctctctctctctctggctgctaTCTGAGTGAGTATACTGCTACATCATGCTACAAATCGGTCATGTTCCCATATAACTGGCATCATGTAATCTAGCTGGGGCACCTGacttctctctgtatctctctctctctctctctaacagctGCTGCGATGGCTTTTAATGTTTCAGTTCCACTAGCGGACGATAACATGACTGATTTGGTAAGTGGCTCGGGAGCTAACGGGGACACATTCACTCATCTGTTTCTCAGATGGTTGAGTCTATGGGGGACAGTCTGCCTGTGGCCAAAAATAGACTGTAGGACTTAACATAGTCACAGGACTAGGAGCACTGTGCTGCCTGTCCACGTTCGTTTCTGCACTACTCTGtattccctcttctcttctctctctctctctctctccttctgtctgtgtAGTATAACTTAACAGGTCTGGACTGGAGTCAGCTGAGTAAGAAGGAGTGTGTGAAGTATGGCGGCGCCCTGCTGGGGAACGCGTGTAAGTACGTCCCTGACCTGGCCCTCATATCTTTTATCCTGTTCTTCGGCACCTACTCCATGACCGTCTCCCTCAAGAAGTTCAAGACTAGCCGCTACTTCCCCACCAAGGTGAGAGACACAGGGGGGACATAGAATGTGAGACGTGGGATGCAGGGGATCTTTGTTTGGTGTTTATTACATATTGCGTGATGGGTAGGTAACGTAAACTCAACCTCTTCCCTTGGCTGTCAACTCTCCCCACTTTACCCCTCTCCTTCTCGCCCTACACCCCCAATCCTCCCCCCACCCTGTCCTTTCCTGTCCACGTCTGTGCTCCAGTGCCGTTCCCTGGTTGGTGATTTCTCCATCATCATCTCCATCCTGGTGTTCTGTGGGATAGACTACCTGTTAGGCCTGGACACGCCCAAACTGCACGTGCCCACTGAAGTCAaggtcctctcctcccctcatccctcactccatcactccctctcttccgctcgttctctccctctctatctcttcctTCTTCCTGAAATTATTCGGGGATAAAAAGGCTGTTTTAAATGAATGATTTTGAGACATTAACATACTGACACTCACACCTCTCTCTTttatttcatccctctctcctgtcgGTCTATTTGTTTTGTACCTCTCTGTCTTTTTTCCTCCATCTCTTCCGCCCCTCTTTTTGTCTGTCTGcttgtttatctgtgtgtgtgggtgggccTAGCTGAGGAAGCTGATCAGTGATTTCTCCATCTTCATGTCAATCATGACGTTTGTGGGTCTGGATATGCTTGTAGGGCTGGACACACCCAAACTAATTGTACCCACAGAGTTTCAGGTATTTCTGACCCTTGACCcaatgtgtctgtgtgcgtgatTCACAGATGCATGCATTGTTCAGTGTGATTCAATATGTTTGATTTTGGCCTATGTGTTTGAGTTGTATACGAGTTGCATGTGTCTTTTTGTTGGGTTTAGTGATGCATGTAAACTGCATGACatttgagtgagtgtgtgtgtgtgtgtgtgtgtgtgtgtgtgtgtgtgtgtgtgtgtgtgtgtgtgtgtgtgtgtgtgtgtgtgtgtgtgtgtgtgtgtgtgtgtgtgtgtgtgtgtgtgtgtgtgtgtgtgtgtgtgtgtgttcagcaccATACAGGACTCACTTGAAAAAAAGACCTGGGCCTCAAAGTAACTCCCTgtgtaaataaaggttacataaatgtgtgtgtgtgtgttgtagccgACGCGTCCAGACCGTGGCTGGGTGGTGATGCCGTTTGGTAAGTGCCCGTGGTGGGTATATGTGGCCAGCGCCGTCCCTGCTCTCCTGGTCACCATCCTCATCTTCATGGACCAACAGATCAGCGCCGTCATCGTCAACCGCAAAGAGAACAAACTCAAGGTACAGTATGGCCGCaatgacaacacaacacaactgcAACCATGAACACACCTACTTACTTAGGGAGCGTAGGCCCTCGGCGAATCCTCTCCATCATACTCTGTTCTGAGCTGTCTtctccaacaacaaaaaaacaagaacataaatataaatataaatgcaacataaaCACGGCCATTCAATAACCATAAAATACAGCCATGAACACAACAGCAACACAATAACTCTTGAATgctacctctcccctccctttctctccgctccccatctccctcccctccttctctgtccccctccttctctctcccgctccttctccctttcctccctctcactcccctcCTTATCAcgcccctccttctcctccttctgtctcccctcgttcttctctctccccctccttctctctcccgctccttctctctcctcccctccttctctatcctctcctccttctccctttcctcctccctccgctcccctccttctctctccgctgccctcctctctcctccttctccctctcctccttcgccctcccctccttctccctccgctccccatctccctcccctccttctccctccaacagaaAGGTTGTGGGTACCATCTGGACCTGTTCTGGGTGGGTATTCTGATGGCAGTGTGTTCCTTCCTGGGCCTGCCCTGGTACGTGGCTGCTACTGTCATCTCCATCGCCCACATCGACTCTCTGAAGATGGAGAGTGAGTCCAGCGCCCCAGGAGAGCAGCCCCAGTTCCTGGGAGTCAGGTAGGGAGGGATACGGGGTTTGTATGTGTGAGGAGAGATATAGTGGGTGTGGGTGACAGGGTGAGTGTGTTAGAGGTTGACGGTGATGTTTgttctaactgtgtgtgtgtgtgtgtgtgtgtgtgtgtgtgtgtgtgtgtgtgtgtgtgtgtgtgtgtgtgtgtgtgtgtgtgtgtgtgtgtgtgtgtatgtgtatgtgtatgtgtgtgtgtgtgtgtgtgtgttttacagggAGCAGAGGTTGACGGGTATTCTGGTGTTTGTCTTAACTGGAGTTTCCATCTTCCTGGCTCCTGTCCTTCAGGTGAGTCAGTGAGAGAATGGGTCTCCACATCACATAGTGCATGGTGTAATGGAGGATTGTGTTAACCTGTATATTGTGTTTCCCCCCAGTACATCCCCATGCCTGTTCTCTACGGTGTCTTCCTCTACATGGGAGTAGCCTCACTCGCAGGAATacaggtacgtgtgtgtgtgtgtgtgtgtgtgtgtgtgtgtgtgtgtgtgtgtgtgtgtgtgtgtgtgtgtgtgtgtgtgtgtgtgtgtgtgtgtgtgtgtgtgtgtgtgtactcacccacctcctctctccctcctagtTCTGGGAACGTATCAAGCTGTACCTGATGCCAGCCAAGCACCAGCCAGACTTCTCCTTCCTGCGTCACGTTCCTCTGAGGAGGGTCCATCTCTTCACCCTGGTCCAGATTATCTGTCTGGCTGTCCTCTGGACCCTCAAGTCTACCGTAGCTGCCATCATCTTCCCTGTCATGGTgatcgctctgtgtgtgtgtctgttttggaGGGGTAGTGTCGTGGAAATTCAATACCAGCGACAACCTGAAGTTAatattaaataaatcattctttatTACAAGAAAGCTGGAGATGTTCCAACAAACtgaatgcaccatagtacacgtcGGTCGGGAGAGTCCCATTAG encodes the following:
- the LOC120021857 gene encoding electrogenic sodium bicarbonate cotransporter 4-like, encoding MSPAAERLRYILGEDDDTPTPTLFTEMDTLQHDGDEMEWKESARWVKFEEKVEEGGERWSKPHVSTLTLHSLFELRTCIQTGSVLLDLEGYSLPQIVDDIVDRQVADGLIGPELREKVSFVLLRKHRHQHKKPIHLSLADMGKSNNSPTSRSPHRFPSSASGLHHSTEDLRAKSGSLGRLHPAQSRSMNDISDKPSTDQMKNKFMKKIPRDAEASNVLIGEVDFLDKPFVAFVRLAQATTLGGLTEVPVPTRFLFVLLGPHGKGKSYNEIGRAIATLMVDDLFSDVAYKARDRDDLIAGIDEFLDEVIVLPPGEWDPKIRIEPPKKVPSADMRKSVLNLNELGQVNGTGTAGGPGGGEDEEMPTPHELGEELQFTGRFCGGLWLDIKRKVPWILSDFSQGFHIQSISAVLFIYLGCITNAITFGGLLGDATDNYQGVMESFLGTALAGTVFCLLGGQPLIILSSTGPILIFEKLLYEFCKSNTIDYMELRLWIGLHSCLQCLILVATDASYIIKYITRFTEEGFSSLISFIFISDAIKKMVGSFKYYPINRVFKPDYVTTYRCECIAPDQAAAMAFNVSVPLADDNMTDLVSGSGYNLTGLDWSQLSKKECVKYGGALLGNACKYVPDLALISFILFFGTYSMTVSLKKFKTSRYFPTKLRKLISDFSIFMSIMTFVGLDMLVGLDTPKLIVPTEFQPTRPDRGWVVMPFGKCPWWVYVASAVPALLVTILIFMDQQISAVIVNRKENKLKKGCGYHLDLFWVGILMAVCSFLGLPWYVAATVISIAHIDSLKMESESSAPGEQPQFLGVREQRLTGILVFVLTGVSIFLAPVLQYIPMPVLYGVFLYMGVASLAGIQFWERIKLYLMPAKHQPDFSFLRHVPLRRVHLFTLVQIICLAVLWTLKSTVAAIIFPVMILGLMVVRKMMDLMFSQHDLAWLDDILPEKDKKKEKDGKKKKDNKRTKAAEPESDEEPKSPLPPPVKIPMDTIDLPSAPDPSVSPPTQPPVSHCE